The following are from one region of the Littorina saxatilis isolate snail1 linkage group LG4, US_GU_Lsax_2.0, whole genome shotgun sequence genome:
- the LOC138965583 gene encoding uncharacterized protein has translation MYEWICQYLTNRKARVRNQRHRSRKKTLKEGVPQGGVLSPTLFLIFMNDVLKDMPKWIHGAIYADDLVIWCSEQYLTTATVRMQEALKKIEDWTRKWMVTLNAKKTTFTIFSLSTRVQTTTLKVGDHILPEDKSPTYLGITFDPRMTWKHQIDRCTKKARLHMSLMKKLSGTTWGADYNVQKTLYTGRIRPVLEYGMAAWGTAAKSSFDRASKIQNQAARIITGAMKSTPIQAMETLTGLEALESRRDTKTLLQYAKYKRMQAHPMHERTSMPTKCRLKRESFLQARRLERRDPDLMEQAAAPISIPTTLPTWKRKEFPEICTTVPGILQKQVQSEAERKALTLEYISQTYPNEEWTHAYTDGSAEKATRNGGGGILICRKDAAPIKKSIATGKFSTNYKAEAEALKEAAGVLKNSLMLPGDTICRKIVIFSDALSVLQALSNPQNQDVSELATALTTLQQSTEKTVIQWIPSHCNIQGNEEADRLAKEGGKLPQENQQVTFGEAKTIVKEKQRKRWLQQHPHYNPRDSYYQLSRKDQVIIVRLRTGHCRLRQHMFSKFHIGDTPVCHCGIADMTVEHLLQHCPIHQKLRAEIWSADTPVQEKIFGNLRSLRCTADFIRSSGVPV, from the coding sequence ATGTATGAATGGATATGCCAATACCTCACCAACAGAAAAGCAAGAGTACGGAACCAGCGCCATAGAAGCAGAAAGAAGACCCTGAAAGAAGGTGTaccacagggcggagtcctctcacCGACACTGTTCCTTATCTTCATGAATGACGTCCTGAAAGACATGCCAAAATGGATCCATGGTGCCATATATGCTGACGATCTGGTGATTTGGTGCTCAGAACAATACCTTACCACAGCAACTGTGAGGATGCAGGAAGCACTCAAGAAGATTGAAGACTGGACCCGAAAGTGGATGGTGACACTAAATGCCAAGAAGACAACTTTCACCATCTTTAGCCTCTCAACACGAGTGCAAACTACCACATTGAAAGTAGGAGACCACATCCTGCCTGAGGACAAATCCCCAACCTACCTGGGAATTACTTTTGACCCAAGAATGACATGGAAACATCAGATTGACAGGTGCACAAAAAAAGCCAGACTACACATGTCTCTGATGAAGAAACTGTCAGGAACGACTTGGGGGGCAGACTACAATGTCCAGAAGACACTCTACACTGGGAGAATCAGACCAGTTTTGGAGTATGGGATGGCAGCCTGGGGAACAGCAGCAAAGTCAAGCTTTGACCGAGCAAGCAAGATACAAAATCAAGCCGCAAGAATCATCACGGGAGCTATGAAATCAACTCCAATTCAGGCAATGGAAACACTGACTGGACTCGAGGCTCTTGAGAGCAGACGGGACACCAAGACTCTCTTGCAATATGCAAAATACAAGAGAATGCAAGCACACCCAATGCATGAACGGACATCAATGCCCACCAAATGCAGACTGAAGAGGGAGAGTTTCCTTCAAGCACGAAGACTGGAAAGACGGGACCCAGACCTGATGGAACAAGCGGCTGCACCAATCTCAATTCCCACAACACTCCCAACTTGGAAAAGAAAGGAGTTCCCTGAGATATGTACAACTGTCCCAGGAATCCTGCAGAAACAAGTCCAGTCTGAAGCAGAAAGGAAGGCGCTTACACTAGAGTACATCAGCCAAACGTACCCAAATGAAGAGTGGACCCACGCATACACTGACGGATCAGCCGAAAAAGCAACACGAAACGGCGGTGGAGGTATCCTTATCTGTCGAAAAGATGCTGCTCCAATAAAGAAGTCAATCGCAACAGGGAAATTCTCCACCAACTACAAGGCCGAGGCAGAAGCACTGAAGGAAGCCGCTGGTGTGCTGAAAAACTCTCTGATGCTCCCAGGAGATACCATCTGCAGGAAGATAGTCATCTTCTCTGACGCACTCTCTGTGCTGCAAGCACTCTCCAACCCCCAAAACCAGGACGTTAGTGAACTTGCAACTGCCCTCACTACATTGCAGCAATCCACAGAGAAAACAGTTATCCAATGGATACCATCACACTGCAACATACAAGGGAATGAGGAAGCTGACaggctggcgaaagaaggagggAAGCTACCACAAGAGAACCAGCAAGTTACATTTGGTGAGGCAAAAACCATTGTAAAAGAGAAGCAACGGAAAAGGTGGCTGCAGCAACACCCTCACTACAACCCTAGAGACAGTTACTATCAACTCTCCAGAAAAGACCAGGTCATCATTGTGCGCCTGAGAACCGGCCACTGCAGACTCAGGCAGCACATGTTCTCAAAATTCCACATTGGGGACACGCCTGTATGCCACTGTGGCATCGCAGACATGACAGTGGaacacctcctccaacactgtCCAATCCACCAAAAACTACGAGCAGAAATATGGTCTGCTGACACACCAGTTCAGGAGAAGATCTTCGGCAACCTGCGGAGTCTTCGCTGTACTGCAGACTTCATCAGAAGTTCCGGagtccctgtctga
- the LOC138964699 gene encoding NOP protein chaperone 1-like — MAAPSESTNAACTLKSSKQLLYSEKFEGCLEQKLKIIGKSAEKQKESGPRKTFRPPPSSVLGKVQAFLPQLASANEVLLSMPPSEVDIENVDPEHDGPLIEMNFALMPQLSSDDDESSEEDDSEDEDTDGDDKTEENLCGPSNSSQGEMATKKKVCVIDKDSEENAHAENVVMEQGCPEG, encoded by the exons ATGGCAGCGCCCTCAGAATCAACAAATGCAGCGTGTACACTAAAATCATCAAAACAACTTCTATATTCAGAAAAATTCGAAG GGTGCCTGGAGCAGAAATTGAAGATAATTGGCAAaagtgcagaaaaacaaaaagaatcggGGCCAAGGAAGACTTTCCGTCCACCACCAAGTTCAG TACTTGGCAAAGTTCAGGCCTTCCTGCCGCAGTTAGCGTCTGCCAATGAAGTGCTGCTTTCCATGCCGCCGTCAGAAGTCGACATTGAAAACGTGGACCCTGAACATGATGGCCCTTTGATTGAAATG AACTTTGCACTGATGCCTCAGCTCAGCTCAGATGACGATGAAAGCAGTGAAGAAGATGACAGTGAAGATGAAGACACTGACGGTGATGATAAAACAGAAGAAAACTTGTGCGGTCCTTCCAACAGCAGCCAGGGGGAAATGGCAACAAAGAAAAAAGTTTGTGTTATTGACAAAGACAGTGAAGAAAATGCACACGCAGAGAATGTGGTGATGGAGCAGGGATGTCCAGAAGGCTGA
- the LOC138964701 gene encoding solute carrier family 41 member 1-like — MSQAQSESPQLRSRKSKMVPRVSHTPEEAQLCGGEAVELRSLGGDDTSTGILTESAAADGKNITRTLLDPTLSRNGINAETRFSTHNHQKDSDDDDDDEDEDGGDGDNDRRPLLSGSGSGRVESEVMNIDGVIVENEAVGVVLLQQAEDKESSLSIMLQVLVPYLIAGFGMVGAGMVLDVVQHAAVFTTVTELFILVPALLGLKGNLEMTLASRLSTQANLGNMDTRREKFKMIGGNMALIQAQATVIGFLASMFAMVMGWIPKGEFPLDHALLLCASSLFTAAVASFILGSLMCGVVLLSRKVKVNPDNVATPIAASLGDLITLALLAGVSSLLFSAIGKYHWLSPTIIGVFFLLLPLWVTLAAKNKYTNEVIYSGWTPVLCAMVISSLGGVILDFAVTKYHGIAVFQPVINGVGGNLVAVQASRISTFLHRRGRPGQIIAGASKGCANPFTFFFGKTVNARAARVLLLLVVPGHLIFIYTIYYMKAGHTSITILFNVFYLLAAVLQVILLLYISQWMVHKIWSIGDDPDNVAIPYLTAIGDLLGTGFLALAFHALYLIGDRDADLGE; from the exons ATGAGTCAGGCCCAATCAGAGTCTCCGCAGCTACGCAGTCGCAAATCAAAAATGGTGCCTCGCGTAAGCCACACCCCAGAAGAGGCTCAACTCTGTGGGGGTGAGGCAGTAGAACTCAGAAGTTTAGGGGGTGATGACACTTCCACAGGAATTTTGACTGAGTCTGCCGCTGCAGACGgtaaaaatataacaagaacTTTATTGGATCCCACACTTTCCCGCAACGGCATTAACGCAGAGACAAGATTTTCAACACACAACCACCAAAAAgacagtgatgatgatgacgatgatgaggaCGAAGATGGTGGTGATGGAGATAACGACAGACGGCCTTTACTGTCCGGCAGCGGGAGTGGCCGTGTGGAGAGTGAAGTGATGAACATTGATGGCGTGATCGTGGAGAACGAGGCGGTGGGGGTGGTGCTGCTGCAGCAAGCGGAGGACAAGGAGTCGTCGCTGTCCATCATGCTGCAAGTGCTGGTGCCCTACCTCATCGCCGGCTTTGGCATGGTCGGTGCCGGCATGGTGCTGGATGTCGTGCAG CATGCTGCAGTTTTTACAACAGTAACAGAGTTGTTCATACTGGTGCCCGCTTTGCTGGGGTTAAAGGGCAATCTGGAAATGACGCTGGCTTCGCGACTCTCAACACAGGCCAACCTTGGCAACATGGACACAAGGCGGGAAAAATTCAAGATGATTGGTGGAAACATGGCGCTTATTCAG GCACAAGCCACAGTGATAGGATTCCTGGCGTCCATGTTTGCCATGGTGATGGGCTGGATCCCTAAAGGGGAGTTCCCGCTGGACCACGCCCTGCTCCTGTGTGCCAGCAGTCTCTTCACTGCCGCTGTGGCCAGCTTTATCttgg GTTCCCTGATGTGTGGCGTGGTGTTGCTGTCTcgcaaggtgaaggtcaacccAGACAACGTGGCCACGCCCATTGCCGCCAGTCTAGGGGACCTCATCACTCTCGCTCTGTTGGCAGGAGTTAGCTCCCTTCTCTTCTCTGCTATAG GAAAATATCACTGGCTGTCGCCAACCATTATAGGCGTGTTCTTCCTGCTGCTGCCTCTGTGGGTGACGCTTGCGGCAAAGAACAAGTACACCAATGAAGTGATCTACTCCGGCTGGACCCCTGTGCTGTGTGCCATGGTCATCAGTTCTTTGGGCGGTGTCATTCTGGACTTTGCCGTCACAAAGTACCACGGGATTGCCGTCTTTCAGCCTGTCATTAATG GTGTTGGCGGTAACCTGGTGGCTGTGCAAGCTAGTCGCATATCAACCTTCTTGCACCGACGCGGGCGTCCAGGGCAGATAATAGCAGGAGCATCTAAAGGCTGTGCCAATCCCTTTACTTTCTTCTTTGGCAAAA CTGTAAATGCCCGTGCGGCACGAGTGTTGTTACTGCTGGTGGTGCCAGGCCACCTGATCTTCATCTACACCATCTACTACATGAAGGCTGGCCACACCTCCATCACCATCCTCTTCAACGTCTTTTACCTGCTGGCTGCAGTTTTACAG GTTATACTGCTGCTGTACATATCACAGTGGATGGTCCACAAAATCTGGAGCATTGGAGATGACCCAGACAATGTGGCTATACCCTACCTCACCGCTATAGGGGACCTACTGGGCACAGGCTTTCTGGCTTTGGCTTTCCACGCCCTCTACTTGATAGGCGACAGAGACGCTGATCTAGGGGAGTGA